A section of the Eublepharis macularius isolate TG4126 chromosome 1, MPM_Emac_v1.0, whole genome shotgun sequence genome encodes:
- the SAC3D1 gene encoding SAC3 domain-containing protein 1: MGGVEEVPTGTCREMCPAAELARRRRQRRLHILELGPPEQAVKEYSRPAAGKERPRPEELRPPPVLLATVRHLLGQAARSHPDLSAAEQCAFVADRLRAVRLDLTVQRVSGRPCAAVLERSLVYLLRAGHQLCGEPPARFDAHLHRAQVQECFAALRRAYRDEGDHRIASEPLFQALFLLYNLGSLDALWQILQLPSHIRASPELSTARAINLAYLEHNFARFFRLARELPYLLSCALHPHVAGARRLALLTFSHGFSSRNCRYPLARLTHLLAVDRLEEAEALCQTQGLMMLEGNVIFQKGSFKDSGHLQHRPSCLLVDGKWGETTLQEFTEAICS; this comes from the exons ATGGGCGGCGTCGAGGAGGTCCCGACCGGCACCTGCCGGGAGATGTGCCCGGCCGCCGAACTGGCGCGGCGGCGGCGCCAGCGACGGCTGCACATCTTGGAGCTGGGGCCGCCGGAGCAGGCGGTGAAGGAGTACTCGCGGCCGGCCGCCGGCAAGGAGCGCCCGCGGCCCGAGGAGCTGCGCCCGCCGCCGGTGCTGCTGGCCACAGTGCGGCACTTGCTGGGCCAAGCGGCGCGCTCGCATCCCGACCTCTCCGCCGCCGAGCAGTGCGCCTTCGTAGCCGACCGTCTGCGCGCCGTGCGCCTAGACCTGACCGTGCAGCGCGTGTCCGGCCGGCCCTGCGCGGCGGTCCTCGAGCGCTCGCTTGTCTACCTGCTCCGCGCTGGGCACCAGCTCTGCGGGGAGCCGCCTGCCCGCTTCGACGCCCACCTGCACCGAGCCCAGGTCCAGGAGTGCTTTGCCGCCCTGCGCCGCGCCTACCGGGACGAGGGAGACCACCGCATCGCCTCCGAGCCCCTCTTCCAAGCGCTCTTCTTGCTGTACAACCTGG GCTCCCTGGATGCTCTCTGGCAGATCTTACAACTCCCCAGTCACATCCGAGCTTCCCCTGAACTTTCCACAGCACGGGCAATCAACTTGGCTTACTTGGAGCATAACTTTGCCCGCTTTTTCCGCCTGGCTCGGGAGCTGCCCTACCTGCTGAGCTGTGCCCTCCATCCACACGTGGCAGGGGCCCGccgcctggccctgctcaccttcAGCCATGGTTTCAGCAGCAGGAACTGCCGGTACCCTTTGGCTCGACTGACTCACCTGCTGGCTGTGGACAGACTTGAGGAGGCTGAGGCGTTGTGCCAAACGCAGGGTTTGATGATGCTGGAGGGGAACGTCATTTTTCAGAAAGGATCTTTCAAAGACTCTGGTCACCTACAGCACAGGCCTTCCTGCCTGCTTGTAGATGGGAAGTGGGGAGAGACCACTTTGCAGGAGTTCACAGAGGCCATCTGCAGCTGA